From Erinaceus europaeus chromosome 9, mEriEur2.1, whole genome shotgun sequence, one genomic window encodes:
- the NEPRO gene encoding nucleolus and neural progenitor protein isoform X2, which yields MGHHKPHLALKQVEQCLKRLKNMNLEGSLQDLSMSLSFSPNSRRLQPVSTKACVTPSQPVLELVLMKILGACKLLLRLLDCCCKTFLFTVKHLGLEEFIILNLVMIGLVSRLWILHKGVLKRLISLYEPLFGLFQEVSRIQSTPYFKDFAFPSDITEFLGEPYFEVFKKKVPIEDKGVTNLLNKLFLMKEQSPGFSEETLPRISKKAKLSKINVQNKVDLGQPVKNKKIFQEQSSELDVRAFCKQLKNKALQEANFEFKCSPSRPKGTRHSGWKTMKTPCTKSFVQRFRKVGTFTQLSEEIQMVILWCKSKKLKVQATFLGNKLLKSNRLKQLEAQGYSLPKKLQCIRTSICNCLLRGLYIKTSKYHLSRRLQNKCLLKQKKPQRKLQSTQLREIHQSSQGSQSATDTCKQRLSHSTVHRTDINSNSKQLLNKRVSNPVIQTKEKQINEHLTGKSEQTSSQTVQITKLNTSGSTKERDDIDDIFALMGV from the exons GTTGAACAATGTTTAAAACGTTTGAAAAACATGAATTTGGAGGGTTCACTTCAAGATCTTTCTATGTCATTGTCATTTTCTCCCAA TTCTCGAAGACTTCAGCCTGTATCTACCAAAGCATGTGTCACCCCCAGCCAACCAGTGCTGGAACTAGTGTTGATGAAAATTTTGGGAGCTTGCAAATTGTTGCTTCGTTTGTTGGACTGTTGCTGCAAGACATTCCT TTTTACAGTGAAACATCTAGGTTTGGAAGAATTCATTATTTTAAACCTTGTGATGATTGGGCTGGTGAGCAGATTATG GATTCTCCATAAAGGTGTATTAAAAAGGCTGATTTCATTATACGAGCCACTGTTTGGATTGTTTCAAGAAGTCTCTAGGATCCAGTCTACACCATACTTCAAAGATTTTGCCTTTCCTTCTGACATTACTGAATTTTTAGGAGAGCCTTATTTTGAAGTCTTTAAGAAAAAAGTGCCTATTGAAGATAAAGGAGTAACCAACTTGCTAAATAAActgtttttaatgaaagaacaGTCACCGGGGTTCAGTGAAGAAACATtgcctagaatttccaaaaaagCTAAGCTGTCAAAGATTAATGTCCAGAATAAAGTAGATCTTGGACAGCcagtaaagaataagaaaatcttCCAAG AACAGTCATCAGAACTTGATGTAAGGGCTTTCTGCAAACAGCTGAAAAACAAAGCTCTTCAG GAGGCCAACTTTGAGTTTAAATGTTCTCCGTCCAGACCAAAGGGAACCAGACATTCTGGTTGGAAGACAATGAAGACTCCTTGTACCAAAAGTTTTGTGCAAAGATTTCGAAAAGTTGGGACTTTCACACAGCTTTCTGAAGAAATACAAATGGTGATTCTCTGGTGCAAGAGCAAAAAACTGAAGGTTCAGGCCACCTTTCTGGGTAACAAGCTTCTCAAAAGTAACCGACTTAAGCAGCTAGAAGCACAAGGCTATAG TTTACCAAAAAaactacagtgcataagaactTCTATTTGCAACTGCCTTCTTCGTGGCTTATATATCAAAACTTCAAAGTATCATCTAAGTCGAAGGTTGCAGAATAAATGTTTACTGAAACAGAAGAAACCACAGAGAAAGCTACAATCAACTCAGTTAAGGGAAATTCATCAGTCTTCTCAAGGTAGTCAGAGTGCTACAGACACCTGTAAACAGAGACTCTCCCACAGTACAGTTCATAGAACTGACATCAACTCTAACAGTAAACAGCTCTTGAATAAGAGAGTTTCAAATCCTGTCATCCAAACTAAAGAGAAGCAAATTAATGAACACCTTACAGGAAAGAGTGAACAAACCAGTTCACAGACGGTGCAAATAACCAAACTTAACACATCAGGAAGCACCAAGGAGAGAGATGACATTGATGATATTTTTGCTTTAATGGGAGTTTAG
- the NEPRO gene encoding nucleolus and neural progenitor protein isoform X3 has protein sequence MCHPQPTSAGTSVDENFGSLQIVASFVGLLLQDIPFYSETSRFGRIHYFKPCDDWAGEQIMSPGFSEETLPRISKKAKLSKINVQNKVDLGQPVKNKKIFQEQSSELDVRAFCKQLKNKALQEANFEFKCSPSRPKGTRHSGWKTMKTPCTKSFVQRFRKVGTFTQLSEEIQMVILWCKSKKLKVQATFLGNKLLKSNRLKQLEAQGYSLPKKLQCIRTSICNCLLRGLYIKTSKYHLSRRLQNKCLLKQKKPQRKLQSTQLREIHQSSQGSQSATDTCKQRLSHSTVHRTDINSNSKQLLNKRVSNPVIQTKEKQINEHLTGKSEQTSSQTVQITKLNTSGSTKERDDIDDIFALMGV, from the exons ATGTGTCACCCCCAGCCAACCAGTGCTGGAACTAGTGTTGATGAAAATTTTGGGAGCTTGCAAATTGTTGCTTCGTTTGTTGGACTGTTGCTGCAAGACATTCCT TTTTACAGTGAAACATCTAGGTTTGGAAGAATTCATTATTTTAAACCTTGTGATGATTGGGCTGGTGAGCAGATTATG TCACCGGGGTTCAGTGAAGAAACATtgcctagaatttccaaaaaagCTAAGCTGTCAAAGATTAATGTCCAGAATAAAGTAGATCTTGGACAGCcagtaaagaataagaaaatcttCCAAG AACAGTCATCAGAACTTGATGTAAGGGCTTTCTGCAAACAGCTGAAAAACAAAGCTCTTCAG GAGGCCAACTTTGAGTTTAAATGTTCTCCGTCCAGACCAAAGGGAACCAGACATTCTGGTTGGAAGACAATGAAGACTCCTTGTACCAAAAGTTTTGTGCAAAGATTTCGAAAAGTTGGGACTTTCACACAGCTTTCTGAAGAAATACAAATGGTGATTCTCTGGTGCAAGAGCAAAAAACTGAAGGTTCAGGCCACCTTTCTGGGTAACAAGCTTCTCAAAAGTAACCGACTTAAGCAGCTAGAAGCACAAGGCTATAG TTTACCAAAAAaactacagtgcataagaactTCTATTTGCAACTGCCTTCTTCGTGGCTTATATATCAAAACTTCAAAGTATCATCTAAGTCGAAGGTTGCAGAATAAATGTTTACTGAAACAGAAGAAACCACAGAGAAAGCTACAATCAACTCAGTTAAGGGAAATTCATCAGTCTTCTCAAGGTAGTCAGAGTGCTACAGACACCTGTAAACAGAGACTCTCCCACAGTACAGTTCATAGAACTGACATCAACTCTAACAGTAAACAGCTCTTGAATAAGAGAGTTTCAAATCCTGTCATCCAAACTAAAGAGAAGCAAATTAATGAACACCTTACAGGAAAGAGTGAACAAACCAGTTCACAGACGGTGCAAATAACCAAACTTAACACATCAGGAAGCACCAAGGAGAGAGATGACATTGATGATATTTTTGCTTTAATGGGAGTTTAG
- the GTPBP8 gene encoding GTP-binding protein 8, with protein MAAPRLWSVSRLLGIQATLRCGSRVYSTSQAFAEVLQLPKSKLTKLVFPLQELERHLLPAWRSELHLNIFDPSLQDIARAESFFTHSERNRIEYLSSAVRLDHAPDLLRPEVCFIGRSNVGKSSLIKTLFSLAPEVEVRVSKKPGHTKKMNFFKVGKYFTLVDMPGYGYRAPEDFADMVETYLKERRNLTRTFLLVDSVVGIQKADHIAIEMCEEFSLPYVMVLTKIDKCSKGYLLKQVLQIQKFVDSKTQGCFPQLFPVSAVTYSGIHLLKCFIANITGNLKSL; from the exons ATGGCGGCGCCCAGGCTGTGGTCCGTGAGCAGGCTCTTAGGGATTCAAGCGACGCTGCGGTGCGGGAGTCGTGTTTACAGCACTTCCCAAGCCTTCGCGGAGGTGCTACAGCTGCCGAAGAGCAAGCTGACGAAACTTGTGTTCCCGCTACAGGAACTAGAGCGGCATCTTCTCCCAGCTTGGAGATCTGAACTGCACTTAAACATCTTCGACCCGAGTCTGCAGGATATCGCGAGAGCGGAGAGCTTCTTCACGCACTCGGAGAGGAACCGCATTGAGTACCTCTCCTCTGCGGTGCGCCTAGACCACGCCCCGGACCTCCTCCGCCCGGAG GTATGTTTTATAGGCAGAAGCAATGTGGGAAAATCATCTTTAATCAAAACCTTATTTTCACTGGCCCCAGAGGTTGAAGTCAGAGTCTCCAAAAAGCCG GGACACACCAAGAAGATGAATTTTTTCAAAGTTGGAAAATACTTTACATTAGTGGACATGCCAGGGTATGGCTATAGAGCACCTGAAGATTTTGCTGACATGGTAGAGACCTATCTAAAAGAACGAAGGAA TTTGACAAGAACATTTTTGTTAGTGGATAGTGTTGTTGGAATTCAAAAAGCAGACCATATTGCCATAGAAATGTGTGAAGAATTTTCATTACCTTATGTG ATGGTATTAACAAAAATTGACAAATGTTCCAAAGGATATCTTCTCAAACAAGTGCTTCAGATCCAAAAATTTGTTGATAGTAAAACACAAGGATGTTTTCCACAGTTGTTTCCTGTAAG TGCTGTCACCTATTCTGGAATCCATCTGCTGAAATGTTTTATAGCGAATATAACAGGAAATCTTAAGTCTTTATAG